In the genome of Capra hircus breed San Clemente chromosome 5, ASM170441v1, whole genome shotgun sequence, one region contains:
- the SLC35E3 gene encoding solute carrier family 35 member E3 isoform X1, with product MASLADRVRGNGRIAAGLLLNLLVSICIVFLNKWIYVHYGFPNMSLTLVHFVVTWLGLYVCQKLDIFAPKSLPPSKLLLLALSFCGFVVFTNLSLQNNTIGTYQLAKAMTTPVIIVIQTLCYKKTFSTKIRLTLIPITLGVILNSYYDVKFNFLGTVFAALGVLVTSLYQVWVGAKQHELQVNSMQLLYYQAPMSSAMLLIAVPFFEPVFAEGGVFGPWSVSALLMVLLSGVIAFMVNLSIYWIIGNTSPVTYNMFGHFKFCITLFGGYVLFKDPLSINQGLGMLCTLFGILAYTRFKLSEQEGSKSKLVQRP from the exons ATGGCATCGCTGGCGGATCGAGTACGGGGCAACGGGCGCATCGCGGCCGGGCTCCTACTCAATCTACTGGTGTCCATCTGCATCGTGTTCCTTAACAAATGGATCTATGTCCACTACGGCTTCCCCAACATGAGCCTGACCCTGGTTCACTTCGTGGTCACTTGGCTGGGCTTGTACGTCTGCCAGAAGCTGGACATCTTTGCCCCCAAAAGTCTGCCGCCTTCCAAGCTCCTCCTCCTGGCTCTCAGCTTCTGTGGCTTCGTGGTCTTCACCAACTTATCTTTGCAGAATAACACCATAGGCACCTATCAGCTGGCCAAGGCCATGACCACGCCGGTAATCATAGTCATCCAGACCCTCTGCTACAAGAAAACCTTCTCCACCAAAATACGGCTCACGCTG ATTCCTATAACTTTAGGTGTAATCCTAAATTCTTATTATGATGTGAAGTTTAATTTCCTTGGAACGGTGTTTGCTGCTCTTGGTGTTTTAGTTACATCCCTTTATCAAGtg TGGGTAGGAGCCAAACAGCATGAATTGCAAGTAAACTCGATGCAGCTGCTGTACTACCAGGCCCCGATGTCGTCTGCCATGTTGCTGATCGCTGTGCCCTTCTTTGAGCCAGTGTTCGCAGAAGGAGGAGTATTTGGTCCCTGGTCAGTCTCTGCTTTG CTGATGGTCCTGCTCTCTGGAGTAATAGCTTTCATGGTGAACTTGTCGATTTATTGGATCATTGGGAACACTTCACCAGTCAC CTATAACATGTTTGGACACTTCAAGTTCTGCATTACTTTATTTGGAGGATATGTTTTATTCAAGGATCCACTGTCAATTAATCAGGGTCTTGGCATGTTATGTACATTATTTGGCATTCTTGCCTACACCCGTTTTAAACTCAGTGAACAAGAAGGAAGTAAGAGTAAATTGGTGCAACGTCCTTAA
- the SLC35E3 gene encoding solute carrier family 35 member E3 isoform X2, which yields MASLADRVRGNGRIAAGLLLNLLVSICIVFLNKWIYVHYGFPNMSLTLVHFVVTWLGLYVCQKLDIFAPKSLPPSKLLLLALSFCGFVVFTNLSLQNNTIGTYQLAKAMTTPVIIVIQTLCYKKTFSTKIRLTLWVGAKQHELQVNSMQLLYYQAPMSSAMLLIAVPFFEPVFAEGGVFGPWSVSALLMVLLSGVIAFMVNLSIYWIIGNTSPVTYNMFGHFKFCITLFGGYVLFKDPLSINQGLGMLCTLFGILAYTRFKLSEQEGSKSKLVQRP from the exons ATGGCATCGCTGGCGGATCGAGTACGGGGCAACGGGCGCATCGCGGCCGGGCTCCTACTCAATCTACTGGTGTCCATCTGCATCGTGTTCCTTAACAAATGGATCTATGTCCACTACGGCTTCCCCAACATGAGCCTGACCCTGGTTCACTTCGTGGTCACTTGGCTGGGCTTGTACGTCTGCCAGAAGCTGGACATCTTTGCCCCCAAAAGTCTGCCGCCTTCCAAGCTCCTCCTCCTGGCTCTCAGCTTCTGTGGCTTCGTGGTCTTCACCAACTTATCTTTGCAGAATAACACCATAGGCACCTATCAGCTGGCCAAGGCCATGACCACGCCGGTAATCATAGTCATCCAGACCCTCTGCTACAAGAAAACCTTCTCCACCAAAATACGGCTCACGCTG TGGGTAGGAGCCAAACAGCATGAATTGCAAGTAAACTCGATGCAGCTGCTGTACTACCAGGCCCCGATGTCGTCTGCCATGTTGCTGATCGCTGTGCCCTTCTTTGAGCCAGTGTTCGCAGAAGGAGGAGTATTTGGTCCCTGGTCAGTCTCTGCTTTG CTGATGGTCCTGCTCTCTGGAGTAATAGCTTTCATGGTGAACTTGTCGATTTATTGGATCATTGGGAACACTTCACCAGTCAC CTATAACATGTTTGGACACTTCAAGTTCTGCATTACTTTATTTGGAGGATATGTTTTATTCAAGGATCCACTGTCAATTAATCAGGGTCTTGGCATGTTATGTACATTATTTGGCATTCTTGCCTACACCCGTTTTAAACTCAGTGAACAAGAAGGAAGTAAGAGTAAATTGGTGCAACGTCCTTAA